A window of Xiphophorus hellerii strain 12219 chromosome 7, Xiphophorus_hellerii-4.1, whole genome shotgun sequence contains these coding sequences:
- the fign gene encoding fidgetin isoform X1 has protein sequence MITSSSIYGLKMQWTPEHTQWAEQHFDISSTTRSPAHKVEAYRGHLQRTYQYAWANDDISALTASNLLKKYAEKYSGILEGPNERALLCAYSDSSSGLVNGRKSENESWQEGIYPMNCAPDVISVSKAGMTAALPPTDLSASIGSSPGVASSLSEPGYSSSNCGSHPATTLHSGLPSQEYTASYNGSYLHSSYSSQSTPALPSPHPSPLQSAGLLQPPPPPPALVPSYNAGSPNLPNYSYPPTGYASQTAVGPSYSPGGAPPPPSAYLPSGIAAPTPIPPSTLPGYTYQSHNHTPITPTPLNGSSSNSLKRKAFYMSGHGDVDSSYGNFNYNQQRSSQSPMYRVADSSVSDSNRGTGFERNTEPSSLAFKPTKQQLASDQQRKFNVHSGRALTPPSYGSTKNSAGDLRTGEPYSKFGSPIMSEQTDEHRQHLSHSLPGPDLGTATSSIHAAEEQLKNSDSNLVEMVNTEILQQGSPVDWTDIAGLDMAKSTIKEEILWPILRPDMFSGLSTLPRSLLLFGPQGTGKSLLARCMASQLGAAFLRLSGSALVTKWLGEGGKIIQASFLVARCRQPAVVLISDVDLLLSGQLTEESPVNYLKAELLIQLDGILTSAEDHVLVVCSTSKPEEIPETLRRYFTKRLLIPLPDGTARHQIISQLLSQHNYCLSDKEISLLVQRTEGFSGLDVVQLCQEAVVGSLHGIPGADLPSIHPSQMRPVTYQDFENVFCKFQPSISQKELDVYTEWNKMFGCSQ, from the coding sequence GTCTAAAGATGCAGTGGACCCCGGAGCACACACAATGGGCAGAACAACACTTTGACATCTCATCCACTACCCGCTCCCCAGCACACAAAGTGGAGGCCTATCGGGGGCACTTACAGCGAACATACCAGTATGCGTGGGCAAACGATGACATCTCTGCACTGACTGCCTCCAATCTGCTCAAGAAATATGCAGAGAAGTACTCTGGGATCCTAGAGGGCCCAAATGAAAGAGCCCTGCTGTGTGCCTACTCCGATAGCTCCAGTGGACTCGTGAATGGACGAAAGTCGGAGAATGAGTCCTGGCAGGAGGGGATTTACCCAATGAACTGTGCTCCAGATGTTATATCTGTGAGCAAAGCTGGAATGACAGCTGCCCTCCCCCCTACAGACCTGTCTGCGAGCATAGGAAGCTCCCCAGGGGTGGCAAGCAGCTTGTCTGAGCCTGGCTACTCAAGTAGTAACTGTGGGAGTCATCCAGCCACCACTCTTCACTCGGGCCTCCCCTCTCAGGAATATACTGCCAGTTACAATGGCTCTTACCTGCATTCCAGCTATAGCAGCCAGAGCACCCCCGCCCTCCCTTCCCCTCACCCCTCTCCTCTCCAGAGTGCCGGCCTTCTACAACCCCCACCACCTCCACCTGCTTTAGTGCCAAGCTACAATGCTGGGTCTCCCAACCTTCCCAACTACAGTTATCCTCCAACAGGGTATGCTTCACAGACTGCTGTGGGTCCTAGTTATAGCCCTGGGGGAGCACCACCACCACCTTCTGCTTATCTACCATCTGGCATTGCAGCTCCCACTCCAATACCTCCCTCCACTTTGCCTGGATACACCTACCAGTCTCATAATCACACACCAATCACACCTACACCTTTGAATGGCAGCTCGTCCAACTCATTAAAACGAAAAGCTTTTTACATGAGCGGACATGGAGATGTGGACTCTAGCTATGGTAATTTCAACTACAACCAACAACGCTCCTCACAGAGCCCTATGTACAGAGTAGCAGACAGCAGTGTCTCAGACTCAAACAGGGGCACTGGCTTTGAAAGAAACACAGAGCCATCATCTTTAGCTTTTAAGCCAACCAAACAGCAACTGGCCTCTGATcaacaaagaaaatttaatgTGCACTCTGGCAGAGCGCTAACTCCTCCATCTTACGGATCAACCAAAAACTCTGCAGGAGACCTAAGAACTGGCGAGCCCTACAGCAAGTTTGGGTCTCCAATCATGAGCGAGCAAACTGATGAGCACAGACAGCACCTCTCCCACTCCCTTCCAGGGCCTGATTTAGGAACGGCTACCTCGTCCATCCATGCTGCAGAGGAACAATTAAAGAACAGTGATTCCAACCTGGTGGAAATGGTCAACACGGAAATCCTCCAACAGGGCTCTCCGGTAGACTGGACTGACATTGCAGGTCTGGATATGGCCAAATCAACTATTAAAGAGGAGATACTGTGGCCTATTTTGAGACCTGACATGTTTAGCGGACTTTCCACATTACCTCGGAGTCTGCTATTGTTTGGACCTCAGGGAACTGGTAAATCGCTACTGGCGCGCTGCATGGCCAGCCAGCTGGGGGCCGCTTTTTTGCGGCTGAGTGGTTCAGCACTGGTGACCAAGTGGCTTGGAGAAGGAGGCAAGATTATCCAAGCTTCTTTCCTTGTAGCACGCTGTCGCCAACCAGCAGTAGTCCTAATCAGCGATGTGGATCTGCTGTTGTCTGGCCAGCTTACCGAGGAGAGCCCTGTAAATTACCTCAAGGCTGAGCTCCTCATCCAGCTCGATGGTATTCTGACCTCTGCAGAGGACCATGTTCTTGTGGTCTGCTCCACCAGTAAGCCAGAAGAGATACCCGAGACCTTACGGAGGTACTTTACTAAGCGTTTGCTCATCCCATTGCCTGATGGAACCGCACGCCATCAGATAATCAGCCAACTTCTCTCGCAGCACAACTATTGTCTCAGTGACAAAGAAATTTCATTATTGGTTCAGAGGACAGAGGGTTTTTCTGGACTGGATGTAGTCCAGCTGTGTCAAGAGGCTGTTGTTGGCTCTCTCCATGGCATTCCTGGGGCTGACCTTCCCAGCATCCATCCCAGTCAGATGAGACCAGTCACGTACCAagactttgaaaatgtattttgcaaatTCCAGCCTAGCATATCACAAAAAGAGCTTGATGTGTACACTGAgtggaataaaatgtttggcTGTAGTCAGTGA
- the fign gene encoding fidgetin isoform X2, protein MQWTPEHTQWAEQHFDISSTTRSPAHKVEAYRGHLQRTYQYAWANDDISALTASNLLKKYAEKYSGILEGPNERALLCAYSDSSSGLVNGRKSENESWQEGIYPMNCAPDVISVSKAGMTAALPPTDLSASIGSSPGVASSLSEPGYSSSNCGSHPATTLHSGLPSQEYTASYNGSYLHSSYSSQSTPALPSPHPSPLQSAGLLQPPPPPPALVPSYNAGSPNLPNYSYPPTGYASQTAVGPSYSPGGAPPPPSAYLPSGIAAPTPIPPSTLPGYTYQSHNHTPITPTPLNGSSSNSLKRKAFYMSGHGDVDSSYGNFNYNQQRSSQSPMYRVADSSVSDSNRGTGFERNTEPSSLAFKPTKQQLASDQQRKFNVHSGRALTPPSYGSTKNSAGDLRTGEPYSKFGSPIMSEQTDEHRQHLSHSLPGPDLGTATSSIHAAEEQLKNSDSNLVEMVNTEILQQGSPVDWTDIAGLDMAKSTIKEEILWPILRPDMFSGLSTLPRSLLLFGPQGTGKSLLARCMASQLGAAFLRLSGSALVTKWLGEGGKIIQASFLVARCRQPAVVLISDVDLLLSGQLTEESPVNYLKAELLIQLDGILTSAEDHVLVVCSTSKPEEIPETLRRYFTKRLLIPLPDGTARHQIISQLLSQHNYCLSDKEISLLVQRTEGFSGLDVVQLCQEAVVGSLHGIPGADLPSIHPSQMRPVTYQDFENVFCKFQPSISQKELDVYTEWNKMFGCSQ, encoded by the coding sequence ATGCAGTGGACCCCGGAGCACACACAATGGGCAGAACAACACTTTGACATCTCATCCACTACCCGCTCCCCAGCACACAAAGTGGAGGCCTATCGGGGGCACTTACAGCGAACATACCAGTATGCGTGGGCAAACGATGACATCTCTGCACTGACTGCCTCCAATCTGCTCAAGAAATATGCAGAGAAGTACTCTGGGATCCTAGAGGGCCCAAATGAAAGAGCCCTGCTGTGTGCCTACTCCGATAGCTCCAGTGGACTCGTGAATGGACGAAAGTCGGAGAATGAGTCCTGGCAGGAGGGGATTTACCCAATGAACTGTGCTCCAGATGTTATATCTGTGAGCAAAGCTGGAATGACAGCTGCCCTCCCCCCTACAGACCTGTCTGCGAGCATAGGAAGCTCCCCAGGGGTGGCAAGCAGCTTGTCTGAGCCTGGCTACTCAAGTAGTAACTGTGGGAGTCATCCAGCCACCACTCTTCACTCGGGCCTCCCCTCTCAGGAATATACTGCCAGTTACAATGGCTCTTACCTGCATTCCAGCTATAGCAGCCAGAGCACCCCCGCCCTCCCTTCCCCTCACCCCTCTCCTCTCCAGAGTGCCGGCCTTCTACAACCCCCACCACCTCCACCTGCTTTAGTGCCAAGCTACAATGCTGGGTCTCCCAACCTTCCCAACTACAGTTATCCTCCAACAGGGTATGCTTCACAGACTGCTGTGGGTCCTAGTTATAGCCCTGGGGGAGCACCACCACCACCTTCTGCTTATCTACCATCTGGCATTGCAGCTCCCACTCCAATACCTCCCTCCACTTTGCCTGGATACACCTACCAGTCTCATAATCACACACCAATCACACCTACACCTTTGAATGGCAGCTCGTCCAACTCATTAAAACGAAAAGCTTTTTACATGAGCGGACATGGAGATGTGGACTCTAGCTATGGTAATTTCAACTACAACCAACAACGCTCCTCACAGAGCCCTATGTACAGAGTAGCAGACAGCAGTGTCTCAGACTCAAACAGGGGCACTGGCTTTGAAAGAAACACAGAGCCATCATCTTTAGCTTTTAAGCCAACCAAACAGCAACTGGCCTCTGATcaacaaagaaaatttaatgTGCACTCTGGCAGAGCGCTAACTCCTCCATCTTACGGATCAACCAAAAACTCTGCAGGAGACCTAAGAACTGGCGAGCCCTACAGCAAGTTTGGGTCTCCAATCATGAGCGAGCAAACTGATGAGCACAGACAGCACCTCTCCCACTCCCTTCCAGGGCCTGATTTAGGAACGGCTACCTCGTCCATCCATGCTGCAGAGGAACAATTAAAGAACAGTGATTCCAACCTGGTGGAAATGGTCAACACGGAAATCCTCCAACAGGGCTCTCCGGTAGACTGGACTGACATTGCAGGTCTGGATATGGCCAAATCAACTATTAAAGAGGAGATACTGTGGCCTATTTTGAGACCTGACATGTTTAGCGGACTTTCCACATTACCTCGGAGTCTGCTATTGTTTGGACCTCAGGGAACTGGTAAATCGCTACTGGCGCGCTGCATGGCCAGCCAGCTGGGGGCCGCTTTTTTGCGGCTGAGTGGTTCAGCACTGGTGACCAAGTGGCTTGGAGAAGGAGGCAAGATTATCCAAGCTTCTTTCCTTGTAGCACGCTGTCGCCAACCAGCAGTAGTCCTAATCAGCGATGTGGATCTGCTGTTGTCTGGCCAGCTTACCGAGGAGAGCCCTGTAAATTACCTCAAGGCTGAGCTCCTCATCCAGCTCGATGGTATTCTGACCTCTGCAGAGGACCATGTTCTTGTGGTCTGCTCCACCAGTAAGCCAGAAGAGATACCCGAGACCTTACGGAGGTACTTTACTAAGCGTTTGCTCATCCCATTGCCTGATGGAACCGCACGCCATCAGATAATCAGCCAACTTCTCTCGCAGCACAACTATTGTCTCAGTGACAAAGAAATTTCATTATTGGTTCAGAGGACAGAGGGTTTTTCTGGACTGGATGTAGTCCAGCTGTGTCAAGAGGCTGTTGTTGGCTCTCTCCATGGCATTCCTGGGGCTGACCTTCCCAGCATCCATCCCAGTCAGATGAGACCAGTCACGTACCAagactttgaaaatgtattttgcaaatTCCAGCCTAGCATATCACAAAAAGAGCTTGATGTGTACACTGAgtggaataaaatgtttggcTGTAGTCAGTGA